A window from Acropora palmata chromosome 14, jaAcrPala1.3, whole genome shotgun sequence encodes these proteins:
- the LOC141866036 gene encoding uncharacterized protein LOC141866036 gives MATFREAREALLLPNDLDLIDDEEMLLLYDLNRSKNLDIPYWKYEKFELNSLSDDECKSEFRFLKHDIYTLLDVLNLPEKITCQNRFSVYSEEALCVLLRRFAYPCRYEDLVPRFGRPVPQLSMVVSETMDLLYARFGNLFSCLNQPWLSQANLVDFSQSIYRKGAALDNCWGFIDGTVRPVARPGEHQRVLFNGHKRVHAIKFQSVVAPNGLIVNLFGPVEGRRHDSGMLAMSGLLPMLETHCLTPTGQPLCLYGDPAYPLRVHLQGPFKGAALTAQQQLFNLSMSRVRTAVEWVFGDILEYFSFLDFKRNLKVGLSAVGKMHIICALLRNAHSCTYGSTTSTFFGVDPPSLEQYFI, from the coding sequence ATGGCCACATTCAGGGAGGCAAGGGAGGCGCTTTTGCTTCCAAACGACCTGGATTTGATCGACGATGAGGAAATGCTGCTACTTTACGATTTAAACAGGTCAAAAAACCTTGACATTCCTTACTGGAAATACGAGAAATTCGAACTGAACTCTCTATCTGACGACGAATGCAAGAGTGAATTTCGCTTTCTGAAACACGACATCTACACTTTACTCGACGTATTGAACCTACCAGAAAAAATTACTTGTCAGAACCGTTTTTCTGTATACAGTGAGGAAGCTTTATGTGTGCTTTTACGTAGATTTGCCTATCCGTGTAGGTACGAAGACCTCGTTCCACGGTTTGGAAGGCCTGTCCCGCAGTTAAGTATGGTGGTGTCCGAAACGATGGATTTACTTTATGCCCGCTTTGGAAACTTGTTTTCGTGTCTAAATCAACCATGGCTGTCCCAGGCTAATCTGGTAGATTTTTCTCAGTCGATCTACAGGAAAGGAGCCGCTCTTGATAACTGCTGGGGCTTTATCGATGGAACTGTGCGACCAGTTGCTAGGCCTGGTGAACATCAAAGGGTGTTATTTAATGGACACAAGCGAGTTCATGCCATTAAATTTCAAAGTGTCGTTGCACCTAATGGCCTTATTGTTAACCTTTTTGGTCCTGTGGAAGGAAGGAGACACGACAGTGGAATGCTGGCAATGTCTGGCTTGCTACCAATGTTGGAAACACACTGTTTAACTCCAACTGGCCAACCTCTATGTTTGTATGGCGACCCAGCATATCCGTTAAGAGTCCACCTGCAGGGACCATTCAAAGGTGCTGCCTTAACAGCACAGCAGCAACTGTTCAATTTGTCTATGAGTAGAGTAAGAACTGCAGTAGAGTGGGTTTTTGGTGATATTTTAgagtacttttcttttttggattttaaaagaaatcttAAAGTTGGACTTAGTGCCGTGGGCAAAATGCACATTATTTGTGCTTTGTTGAGAAATGCCCACTCATGTACATATGGGTCAACGACTTCTACTTTCTTTGGTGTTGACCCACCTTCATTAGAGCAGTACTTTATTTAA